A genomic window from Yoonia rosea includes:
- a CDS encoding aromatic ring-hydroxylating oxygenase subunit alpha produces MAQDLSLQTLDAVQRPIETAHGLPNAHYIDPAVFEIEKQAVLCANWAGLAVAAEVPEAGDAKPMEFLGMPLLLVRDRAGQVRVFQNICRHRGMILVAEPRKIEGAIRCPYHSWCYSTEGKLVSTPHVGGPGHNTHEAIDKSLLGLIEVRSHIWFDTVFINISGDAAPFEEVHADLIARWSAFHQPMYHGGADSTFTLDVKTNWKLAVENYCESYHLPWVHPGLNSYSRLEDHYNINEKGKFSGQGTLVYRQLTGDDGTVFPDFAGLDAQWTEGGEYLTVFPNVLLGVQRDHTFVIVLEPISHAQTREHIHLYYAAPQTDDALRAKNAAQWKVVFEEDIFVVEGMQKGRYAPGFDGGRFSPAMDGPTHCFHDWVAGRIAAHLSAP; encoded by the coding sequence ATGGCCCAAGACCTTTCCCTGCAGACACTGGACGCGGTGCAACGCCCGATCGAAACCGCGCATGGGCTGCCAAATGCGCATTACATCGACCCTGCAGTGTTCGAGATCGAAAAGCAGGCTGTGCTTTGTGCCAATTGGGCCGGCCTTGCCGTTGCTGCAGAGGTGCCCGAAGCGGGCGATGCGAAACCGATGGAATTTCTGGGCATGCCGCTTTTGCTGGTGCGCGACCGCGCGGGTCAGGTCCGCGTCTTCCAGAATATCTGCCGCCATCGTGGCATGATCCTTGTCGCAGAGCCCCGCAAGATCGAAGGCGCGATCCGCTGCCCCTATCATTCGTGGTGCTATTCGACCGAAGGCAAACTTGTTTCGACCCCGCATGTAGGCGGCCCGGGTCACAACACCCATGAGGCGATCGACAAATCCCTGCTCGGGCTGATCGAGGTCCGCAGCCATATCTGGTTTGACACCGTCTTTATCAACATCAGCGGCGATGCCGCCCCCTTTGAAGAGGTTCACGCCGATCTGATCGCCCGCTGGTCTGCCTTTCACCAACCGATGTATCACGGTGGGGCGGACAGCACCTTTACCCTTGATGTCAAAACCAACTGGAAACTGGCGGTCGAGAATTACTGCGAGAGCTATCACCTGCCGTGGGTCCATCCGGGCCTGAACAGCTATTCGCGGTTGGAGGATCACTACAACATCAACGAAAAAGGCAAATTCTCCGGGCAAGGCACGCTGGTTTACCGGCAACTGACGGGTGACGATGGCACAGTGTTTCCCGATTTTGCGGGGCTTGACGCGCAATGGACCGAAGGCGGCGAATATCTGACGGTCTTTCCCAACGTCCTGCTGGGTGTGCAGCGTGACCATACCTTCGTGATCGTGCTGGAGCCCATCAGCCACGCGCAGACGCGCGAGCATATCCACCTTTACTATGCCGCACCGCAGACCGATGACGCCTTGCGCGCAAAGAACGCAGCGCAATGGAAGGTGGTCTTCGAGGAAGATATTTTCGTGGTCGAAGGCATGCAAAAGGGGCGATACGCGCCCGGTTTTGACGGTGGCCGGTTTAGCCCTGCGATGGATGGCCCCACCCATTGCTTCCACGATTGGGTGGCGGGCAGGATCGCGGCACATCTTTCCGCGCCATGA
- a CDS encoding nucleoside hydrolase produces the protein MAPRKIIIDTDPGQDDAVAILLALASPEDIEVLGITAVAGNVPLPLTEKNARIVCELAGKPETKVFAGCDAPMKRKLVTAEHVHGKTGLDGPQMDDPTMPLREQHAVDFIIETLRNEPSGTVTLCPIGPLTNIATAFERAPDIIKRVQEIVLMGGAYFEVGNITPTAEFNIYVDPEAAKIVFGAGAPLVVMPLDVTHKALTTHNRIDAFRSMHTKVGDMVAAWTDFFERFDMEKYGSEGAPLHDPCTIAYLIEPQLFAGRHINVEIETESPLTLGMTVADWWRVTDRPANALFMKDVDTSGFFALLAARLARL, from the coding sequence ATGGCACCCCGCAAGATCATCATCGACACCGACCCCGGACAGGACGACGCCGTCGCCATCCTGCTCGCCCTCGCATCGCCCGAGGATATCGAGGTGCTGGGGATCACGGCAGTGGCGGGCAACGTGCCCCTGCCCCTGACCGAAAAGAACGCGCGGATTGTCTGTGAACTGGCAGGCAAGCCCGAGACCAAGGTCTTTGCGGGCTGCGATGCACCCATGAAACGCAAGCTGGTCACGGCCGAGCATGTCCACGGCAAGACCGGACTTGATGGCCCGCAGATGGACGACCCCACGATGCCCTTGCGAGAGCAGCACGCGGTGGATTTCATTATTGAGACTTTGCGCAACGAACCCAGCGGCACTGTCACCCTCTGCCCCATCGGCCCGCTGACCAATATTGCAACCGCCTTTGAACGTGCCCCCGATATTATTAAACGCGTGCAGGAAATTGTCCTGATGGGCGGTGCCTATTTCGAGGTGGGCAACATCACCCCCACCGCCGAATTCAACATCTATGTCGATCCCGAGGCCGCCAAAATCGTCTTTGGCGCGGGCGCGCCGCTGGTCGTGATGCCGCTGGATGTGACGCATAAGGCGCTGACCACGCACAACCGCATTGATGCCTTCCGTTCCATGCACACCAAAGTCGGCGATATGGTCGCCGCATGGACCGATTTCTTCGAACGCTTCGATATGGAGAAATACGGGTCCGAAGGCGCCCCGCTGCACGACCCCTGCACCATCGCCTATCTGATCGAACCGCAGTTGTTTGCAGGGCGTCACATCAACGTCGAGATTGAGACCGAAAGCCCGCTTACCCTTGGTATGACCGTGGCCGACTGGTGGCGCGTGACAGACCGCCCCGCCAATGCACTGTTCATGAAGGATGTCGACACCTCTGGGTTTTTTGCGCTGCTGGCGGCGCGTCTGGCGCGGCTGTAA
- a CDS encoding protein adenylyltransferase SelO → MRIPFDNSYAQLPPQMYTAQLPTPVKAPQVIATNAALATILGIDPADLAAPDAAQVFAGNHIPDGAAPLAQVYAGHQFGNWNPQLGDGRAVLLGEVVGTDGIRRDIQLKGAGPTPYSRSGDGRAWLGPVMREYLVSEAMHAMGVPTTRALAAVTTGEDVYREERLPGAVIARVAQSHIRVGTFQFFASRGDMQALQALTDHVIARHYPDASGPAELLDLVIARYAKLIAQWMGLGFIHGVMNTDNVSIAGETIDYGPCAFMDGFHPDSVFSAIDQYGRYAYSNQPGIGAWNMAQFATALIPLMPDRDAAIEDFTSAVHRMPALYEEAWLSVFGAKLGIADPQGDDRALITDLLDLMAKDGADFTNTFANLDAAHARDQFIDRDAFDAWAARWQTRKSAGAAQIMAQANPQIIPRNHRVEEVIQAGRTGDYAPFHALLAAVTAPYAPLTDTTAKFARAPSKDEMVTRTFCGT, encoded by the coding sequence ATGCGTATTCCTTTTGACAATTCCTATGCGCAATTGCCGCCACAGATGTACACGGCGCAACTGCCGACACCGGTGAAAGCCCCACAGGTGATTGCAACAAATGCGGCGCTCGCCACGATCCTCGGGATTGATCCTGCTGATCTGGCCGCACCGGATGCCGCACAGGTCTTTGCAGGCAACCATATCCCCGACGGGGCCGCCCCGCTTGCGCAGGTCTATGCCGGTCACCAATTCGGCAACTGGAACCCGCAGCTGGGCGACGGGCGCGCGGTGCTTTTGGGTGAAGTTGTGGGCACAGACGGTATCCGCCGCGATATCCAGCTCAAGGGCGCTGGCCCCACACCCTATTCACGCAGCGGCGACGGGCGCGCGTGGCTGGGGCCTGTGATGCGTGAATACCTTGTCTCCGAGGCCATGCATGCAATGGGCGTGCCCACAACCCGCGCGCTGGCCGCTGTGACCACCGGCGAAGACGTCTACCGCGAAGAACGCCTGCCCGGTGCTGTGATCGCCCGCGTTGCCCAAAGCCATATCCGTGTCGGCACATTTCAGTTCTTCGCCAGCCGTGGCGATATGCAGGCGCTGCAAGCGCTGACCGACCACGTCATTGCGCGGCATTATCCCGACGCCAGCGGCCCTGCTGAACTCCTCGATCTGGTGATCGCGCGCTATGCGAAGCTGATCGCGCAATGGATGGGGTTGGGGTTCATCCACGGGGTGATGAACACTGATAACGTTTCGATCGCGGGCGAGACCATTGATTACGGGCCTTGCGCCTTCATGGACGGGTTCCACCCCGACAGCGTGTTCAGCGCAATCGACCAATACGGGCGCTACGCCTATTCCAACCAGCCCGGAATTGGCGCGTGGAACATGGCGCAGTTTGCAACAGCGCTGATCCCCCTGATGCCGGACCGTGATGCGGCGATTGAGGATTTCACGTCCGCCGTGCACCGGATGCCCGCGCTCTATGAAGAGGCATGGCTGTCGGTCTTTGGTGCCAAACTGGGGATTGCTGATCCTCAGGGAGATGACCGCGCGCTGATCACTGACCTGCTGGATCTGATGGCCAAAGATGGCGCGGATTTTACCAATACATTCGCCAATCTGGACGCAGCCCATGCGCGCGATCAATTCATCGACCGTGATGCCTTTGATGCGTGGGCCGCGCGGTGGCAAACCCGCAAATCAGCCGGTGCCGCGCAAATCATGGCGCAGGCCAACCCGCAGATCATCCCGCGCAACCACCGCGTGGAAGAGGTCATTCAGGCAGGCCGCACAGGCGACTATGCGCCGTTCCACGCGCTACTGGCGGCAGTGACAGCACCCTACGCGCCGCTGACCGACACCACCGCAAAATTCGCGCGCGCGCCCAGCAAGGACGAAATGGTTACACGGACGTTCTGCGGGACCTAG
- a CDS encoding DMT family transporter yields MEKKSQIDLFGAVALTSFALLLAFNQVVIKVTNGGLQPVFFAGLRSAGAVVCIWLWLRWRGIPLRFEKGTRMAGFAVGCVFAFEFLCLFVALDLTAVSRASVIFYSMPVWLAIMAHFIMPDDKITPLKAVGLGLALAGVAVAILTRDDGVGSFWGDLAALGAAIGWAVTAMIAKASSLSRVRPEIQLMWQVGVSAPLLLFAALFFGPLIRDIAPIHIAGLAFQIVVVVSAGFIFWLWLLSIYPASGVASFSFLSPVLTVALGWLLLGEEVGPNLIMALILVAIGILMVNRPRSRRTSV; encoded by the coding sequence ATGGAAAAGAAATCCCAGATTGATCTGTTCGGTGCGGTGGCACTCACAAGTTTTGCGTTGTTGCTGGCCTTTAATCAGGTGGTCATCAAAGTCACCAACGGCGGGTTGCAGCCTGTGTTCTTTGCAGGGCTTCGTTCGGCAGGGGCAGTTGTCTGTATCTGGCTCTGGCTGCGCTGGCGCGGCATTCCCTTGCGCTTTGAAAAAGGCACGCGGATGGCGGGTTTTGCTGTTGGTTGCGTCTTTGCCTTTGAGTTTCTGTGTCTCTTTGTGGCCCTTGATCTGACGGCCGTCAGCCGCGCGTCTGTGATCTTTTATTCGATGCCAGTCTGGCTTGCGATCATGGCGCATTTCATCATGCCCGATGACAAGATCACGCCACTCAAAGCGGTTGGCCTCGGGCTCGCTCTTGCGGGGGTGGCGGTGGCGATCCTGACGCGCGATGATGGCGTGGGCAGTTTCTGGGGCGATCTGGCGGCTTTGGGGGCTGCAATCGGTTGGGCCGTCACAGCGATGATCGCCAAAGCCTCGTCGCTATCGCGGGTGCGCCCCGAAATCCAGTTGATGTGGCAGGTTGGCGTGTCAGCGCCGCTGTTGCTTTTTGCCGCACTGTTTTTCGGCCCTTTGATCCGTGACATTGCACCCATCCACATCGCAGGGCTTGCCTTCCAGATCGTTGTGGTGGTGAGTGCGGGCTTTATTTTCTGGCTCTGGCTCTTGTCGATCTACCCGGCCTCCGGTGTCGCCTCGTTCAGCTTTCTGTCACCGGTGCTGACGGTGGCGCTTGGCTGGTTGTTGCTGGGCGAAGAGGTGGGGCCCAATCTGATCATGGCCCTGATCCTTGTCGCCATCGGGATCTTGATGGTGAACCGGCCTAGGTCCCGCAGAACGTCCGTGTAA
- a CDS encoding DUF3179 domain-containing protein — protein sequence MRIFPTFLAFCTAATMSAASPEFWAFEWPNTDFETTSVESWVEVISGGPPKDGIPALDNPSFVTVAGKAGLTPREPVITLEIEGETPRAYPIRYLTWHEIVNDVVGDMPVAVTFCPLCNSGITFDRRAADRTLSFGVSGKLRNSDMIMYDRETESWWQQATGEAIVGELTGADLISLPSWMESWESFASRNPAGLVMEEPAFNRNYGANPYVRYDSAYRPFLYSGEMPPHDIPALARVVRVGDQAWPLTRLAEAGTLSEAGVTLSWTTGQASALDSADISAGRDVGNVRVRDDAGNDLPHDVLFAFAFHAFWPEGMWMIGN from the coding sequence ATGCGCATTTTCCCCACGTTCCTAGCATTCTGCACCGCCGCGACCATGTCTGCGGCAAGCCCGGAATTCTGGGCCTTTGAATGGCCGAACACCGATTTTGAAACGACAAGCGTTGAAAGCTGGGTCGAGGTTATTTCAGGCGGTCCGCCGAAAGACGGTATTCCGGCACTCGACAATCCTTCGTTCGTCACTGTCGCCGGCAAAGCGGGTTTGACACCACGCGAACCGGTCATCACCCTTGAGATTGAAGGCGAGACGCCGCGCGCCTATCCGATCCGCTATCTGACATGGCACGAGATCGTCAACGACGTGGTCGGCGACATGCCTGTCGCTGTCACCTTTTGTCCCTTGTGTAATTCCGGCATCACCTTTGACCGGCGCGCCGCAGACCGAACGCTCAGTTTCGGGGTGTCGGGCAAGCTGCGCAATTCCGATATGATCATGTATGACCGCGAAACAGAAAGCTGGTGGCAACAGGCCACAGGCGAGGCGATTGTAGGTGAACTGACAGGGGCAGACCTGATCAGTCTGCCCAGCTGGATGGAAAGCTGGGAGAGCTTTGCAAGCCGCAATCCCGCAGGCTTGGTGATGGAAGAGCCTGCGTTCAACCGCAACTACGGGGCCAACCCCTATGTGCGCTACGACAGCGCGTATCGCCCGTTCCTCTATTCCGGTGAAATGCCCCCCCATGACATCCCCGCCTTGGCGCGTGTCGTGCGCGTCGGTGATCAGGCGTGGCCACTGACCCGACTGGCAGAGGCCGGTACCCTGAGCGAAGCGGGGGTGACCCTGTCATGGACCACAGGGCAGGCCTCGGCGCTGGACAGTGCCGACATCAGCGCAGGTCGGGATGTGGGTAATGTGCGGGTGCGCGACGACGCGGGCAATGATCTGCCGCATGATGTGCTGTTTGCTTTTGCGTTCCACGCCTTCTGGCCCGAGGGGATGTGGATGATCGGCAACTAG
- a CDS encoding peptidylprolyl isomerase codes for MFKYAAAFAVLATPALSAGLEIDIAGEANGTIVIDLFEDTAPLHVAQITAIAEAGSYDGVVFHRVIDGFMAQTGDVENGVMGMDLSRAGTGGSEFADIPAEFSDIPFERGVVGMARAQSPNSANSQFFIMFEPGYFLNGQYTVVGEVTEGMELVDQIKRGTGANGAVIGQPDMMAAVRVTE; via the coding sequence ATGTTTAAATACGCTGCTGCATTTGCTGTGCTGGCCACCCCTGCGCTCAGCGCAGGCTTGGAAATCGACATTGCGGGCGAAGCCAACGGCACGATTGTCATCGACCTTTTCGAGGACACAGCGCCGCTGCATGTCGCCCAAATCACCGCCATTGCCGAAGCGGGCAGCTATGATGGCGTGGTCTTTCACCGCGTGATCGACGGGTTCATGGCGCAAACGGGTGACGTGGAAAACGGCGTGATGGGCATGGACCTGTCGCGTGCGGGGACTGGCGGTTCTGAGTTTGCGGATATTCCTGCCGAATTCTCGGACATTCCCTTTGAACGCGGGGTCGTGGGCATGGCCCGCGCGCAAAGCCCCAACTCGGCCAACAGCCAGTTCTTCATCATGTTCGAGCCGGGCTATTTCCTGAACGGGCAATATACCGTTGTGGGCGAAGTCACCGAAGGCATGGAGCTTGTTGACCAGATCAAGCGCGGCACCGGTGCCAATGGTGCCGTGATCGGCCAGCCCGATATGATGGCCGCCGTGCGCGTGACCGAGTAA
- a CDS encoding peptidylprolyl isomerase — protein sequence MAEIKDPENTIIMTLKGGDVIIQLLPDVAPAHTARMKELARAGKYDNVCFHRVIDGFMAQTGDVANGNMEDNFNIGRAGTGGSDLPDLPAEFSKIPHARGSLGAARSANPNSANSQFFINFKDNDFLNGQYTVYGQVISGMEHVDAIVRGEPPMNPDRMISVKVAADV from the coding sequence ATGGCCGAGATCAAAGACCCCGAAAACACGATCATTATGACACTCAAAGGCGGCGATGTGATTATCCAGCTGCTGCCGGATGTGGCCCCCGCCCACACCGCCCGCATGAAAGAGCTGGCGCGGGCTGGCAAATATGACAACGTTTGTTTTCACCGGGTCATCGACGGTTTCATGGCGCAGACGGGCGACGTGGCCAACGGCAACATGGAAGACAACTTCAACATCGGTCGCGCAGGCACCGGCGGCTCCGACCTGCCTGATCTGCCTGCCGAATTTTCCAAGATCCCGCATGCGCGCGGATCGCTGGGTGCGGCGCGTTCGGCGAACCCGAACTCGGCCAACAGCCAGTTCTTCATCAACTTCAAGGACAACGACTTCCTGAACGGCCAGTATACCGTTTACGGACAGGTCATTTCCGGCATGGAGCACGTCGATGCCATCGTGCGCGGCGAGCCGCCGATGAACCCCGACCGCATGATCAGCGTCAAGGTCGCTGCCGATGTTTAA
- a CDS encoding phosphoglycerate kinase, which translates to MAWKTLDDMDFAGKRALVRVDINVPVENGVVTDTTRIERIIPTVDDIQEKGGKVILMAHFGRPKGQVVPEMSLEHIAPAVADVLGLPVTWVNSDYADAVAEMEDDEVLLLENLRFNPGEEKNDAGFAKRLASLGDIYVNDAFSAAHRAHASTEAIARLLPSCAGRLMAEELGALEKALGTPERPVVAVVGGAKVSTKLDLLGNLVGKVDHLVIGGGMANTFLAAQGINVGKSLCEHDLADTARDILAKADAAGCEIILPRDIVVAREFKAGAANETLAPDACPADAMILDAGPATVAYISEVLEKAKTLVWNGPLGAFEIAPFDAATNAAAAKAAELSKAGKLISVAGGGDTVAALNQAGAADDFTYISTAGGAFLEWMEGKELPGVAALG; encoded by the coding sequence ATGGCTTGGAAGACACTTGACGACATGGATTTTGCGGGCAAACGCGCCTTGGTGCGTGTGGATATCAACGTGCCGGTCGAGAATGGCGTCGTGACCGACACGACCCGCATTGAGCGGATCATTCCCACGGTCGATGATATTCAGGAAAAAGGCGGCAAGGTGATCCTGATGGCGCATTTCGGCCGCCCGAAAGGTCAGGTCGTGCCCGAGATGTCATTGGAACACATCGCCCCTGCGGTCGCTGATGTTCTGGGCCTGCCGGTGACATGGGTCAATTCGGACTATGCAGATGCCGTGGCCGAGATGGAGGATGATGAGGTTCTGCTTTTGGAAAACCTGCGCTTTAACCCCGGTGAGGAAAAGAACGACGCAGGCTTTGCCAAACGTCTGGCAAGCCTTGGTGATATCTACGTCAACGATGCCTTCTCTGCCGCCCACCGCGCCCATGCCAGCACCGAGGCAATTGCGCGGCTTTTGCCGTCTTGCGCGGGCCGTTTGATGGCCGAGGAGCTGGGCGCTTTGGAAAAGGCGCTTGGCACACCTGAACGCCCTGTGGTGGCTGTGGTTGGCGGCGCGAAAGTATCGACGAAACTTGACCTGCTGGGCAATCTGGTGGGCAAGGTCGATCATCTGGTGATCGGCGGCGGGATGGCGAATACGTTTTTGGCCGCGCAAGGGATCAATGTGGGCAAGTCGCTTTGCGAACATGATCTGGCCGACACCGCGCGCGATATTCTGGCCAAGGCAGATGCGGCGGGCTGCGAGATTATCCTGCCGCGTGACATTGTGGTGGCACGCGAATTCAAAGCGGGTGCGGCCAATGAAACGCTGGCCCCTGATGCCTGTCCGGCAGACGCGATGATCCTTGATGCGGGGCCTGCGACCGTCGCATATATTTCCGAGGTGCTGGAAAAGGCGAAAACACTCGTCTGGAACGGCCCATTGGGCGCGTTTGAAATTGCGCCCTTCGATGCGGCAACCAATGCAGCGGCGGCGAAGGCGGCGGAACTCTCCAAGGCGGGCAAGCTGATTTCGGTGGCCGGTGGCGGTGATACCGTGGCGGCGCTGAATCAGGCGGGGGCTGCGGATGATTTTACCTATATTTCCACTGCCGGTGGTGCCTTTCTGGAATGGATGGAAGGCAAGGAATTGCCCGGCGTGGCCGCACTTGGCTAA
- a CDS encoding class I fructose-bisphosphate aldolase yields MKTTRTVQKILANYEGETPGVKANLARILMNGKLGGTGKMIILPVDQGFEHGPARSFAPNPAAYDPHYHYQLAIDAGLNAYAAPLGMIEAGADTFAGQIPTILKVNSANSLIPDAAPKTQAITASVDDALRLGCSAIGFTVYPGSSAALDMFGDIAEMRREAAAKGIATVIWSYPRGEALDKDGETAIDIGAYAAQIAALLGAHIIKIKLSTDHLSLGEAKKVYEAQGIDVATQAARVRHCVQSAFDGRRLMVFSGGAAKGADAVYDDARAIRDGGGNGSIIGRNSFQRDRADALAMLNKLVEIYRGKD; encoded by the coding sequence ATGAAAACCACCCGCACCGTTCAGAAAATCCTTGCCAACTACGAGGGCGAAACGCCCGGTGTGAAGGCCAATCTGGCGCGCATTCTGATGAACGGCAAACTGGGTGGGACGGGCAAGATGATTATCCTGCCCGTCGATCAGGGGTTCGAACACGGCCCTGCCCGCTCATTCGCGCCGAACCCTGCCGCCTATGATCCGCATTACCACTATCAACTCGCGATTGACGCGGGCCTGAACGCCTATGCAGCACCTCTGGGCATGATCGAGGCCGGTGCCGATACCTTTGCGGGCCAGATCCCGACGATCCTGAAGGTCAACTCGGCCAATTCGTTGATCCCTGACGCCGCGCCAAAAACCCAAGCCATTACGGCGTCGGTCGATGATGCGCTGCGGCTTGGCTGTTCTGCCATCGGCTTTACGGTCTACCCCGGCTCATCTGCCGCGCTGGATATGTTCGGCGACATCGCAGAAATGCGCCGTGAAGCGGCGGCCAAGGGCATTGCCACCGTCATCTGGTCGTACCCACGCGGTGAGGCGCTGGACAAGGACGGCGAAACCGCCATTGATATCGGCGCCTATGCGGCACAGATCGCGGCCCTTCTTGGCGCGCATATCATCAAGATCAAACTCTCGACCGATCATCTGAGCCTTGGCGAGGCCAAGAAGGTCTATGAGGCACAGGGCATTGATGTTGCAACCCAAGCGGCCCGCGTGCGCCATTGTGTGCAAAGTGCCTTTGACGGGCGTCGCTTGATGGTCTTTTCGGGCGGTGCGGCCAAAGGTGCCGATGCGGTTTATGATGATGCGCGTGCGATCCGTGATGGCGGTGGCAACGGGTCAATCATCGGACGCAATTCGTTCCAGCGTGACCGCGCCGATGCGCTGGCGATGCTGAACAAACTGGTCGAGATTTATCGCGGCAAGGACTGA
- a CDS encoding patatin-like phospholipase family protein, whose protein sequence is MHSIALALGAGGARGLAHIHAVRAFDELGVKPKAIAGTSMGSIIGAAACAGMRADAITDHVLSKISNPLSLINDAFRTRATSIKRFFEEGGPRIGELNLERILDVVLPDAIPESFEELAIPLKIAATDFYGARTAVFADGPLRSAMAASAAMPAVFLPVTRNGRYHIDGSATNPCPLDLVQDDADHVIAIDVSGGTSGDPKERPSKIDAVYGSNQMMQMSIVQNAAKQYPETVLLRPPVDSYRALDLLKAKEILNQTAALCEQVKHEIDRLSA, encoded by the coding sequence ATGCATTCTATTGCACTGGCGCTGGGGGCGGGCGGCGCGCGCGGACTGGCGCATATTCACGCGGTCCGTGCGTTTGATGAATTGGGCGTCAAGCCAAAGGCAATCGCGGGTACCTCGATGGGGTCGATCATCGGGGCCGCAGCCTGTGCGGGAATGCGTGCTGACGCGATCACGGACCATGTCTTGAGCAAGATCAGCAATCCTCTTTCGCTGATCAATGATGCCTTCAGAACCCGCGCAACCAGCATCAAGCGGTTTTTCGAGGAAGGCGGGCCGCGTATCGGCGAGCTGAACCTTGAACGCATTCTTGACGTTGTGTTGCCGGATGCGATTCCCGAAAGCTTTGAAGAGCTCGCAATCCCTTTGAAGATTGCGGCGACGGATTTCTATGGCGCGCGGACAGCGGTGTTCGCTGACGGGCCACTGCGCTCTGCGATGGCTGCCTCGGCTGCTATGCCTGCGGTGTTCCTGCCTGTCACGCGCAACGGCCGGTACCACATTGATGGCAGCGCAACAAACCCCTGCCCGCTGGATCTTGTGCAGGATGACGCGGATCATGTGATCGCCATTGACGTATCCGGCGGCACAAGCGGCGATCCCAAAGAGCGCCCGAGCAAGATCGACGCGGTCTATGGGTCCAACCAGATGATGCAAATGTCGATCGTTCAGAACGCAGCGAAGCAGTATCCTGAGACGGTCTTGCTGCGCCCACCCGTCGATAGCTATCGCGCGCTGGATTTGTTGAAGGCCAAAGAAATCCTCAACCAGACGGCCGCGCTCTGTGAGCAGGTCAAGCACGAGATTGACCGCCTGAGCGCATAA
- a CDS encoding FtsB family cell division protein has protein sequence MIRRGRTQLGALFYFLGMIMLGLYFTFAAVQGDYGLFKRIEVRAEGDALAVELAALEDEVARMENLTMRLSDNFLDLDLLDQQARDVLGMIRADEIVIR, from the coding sequence ATGATCCGACGCGGCCGCACACAACTTGGTGCTTTGTTTTACTTCCTTGGCATGATCATGCTGGGGCTGTATTTTACGTTTGCCGCCGTGCAGGGCGACTACGGTCTTTTCAAGCGCATCGAAGTGCGTGCCGAGGGTGATGCCTTGGCGGTTGAGCTGGCGGCACTTGAAGACGAGGTTGCACGGATGGAAAACCTGACCATGCGCCTGTCTGACAATTTCCTTGATCTGGACCTTCTCGATCAACAGGCGCGCGATGTCTTGGGCATGATCCGCGCCGATGAAATCGTCATTCGCTAG